The window GTGCCCGGCGAGCCCCTCGGAGCGCTCCTGCATCCGCAGCCAGAACGGCGCCAGCGACGCCCGGCGCCCGTCGAGCGCGGCACGCACGCGTGGATCCTCGGCCAGCTTCGGCCGCACGGACTCCGCACGCGGCCTGCCCGGCCGTACACCCAGGGCCGCCAGCACGCCCGCCGCCTTCGCATGGGTCTCCGCGACCTCGCCCTCGGGGTCCGACCCGCGCACGAGCGTGGCGCCCACCGGCACCCGCAGACCGCCGTCCGCGTCGATGTCGGCGGTACGGATGAGGATGGGGGAGTCCAGGGTCTGCGCCCCGCCGGAGTCCCGCCCGATGAGGGCCAGCGCCCCGGCGTAGTAGCCCCGTCCTCCGGTCTCGTGCCGCTCGATCACCCGGCAGGCGTTCTGCACCGGCGAGCCGGTGACGGTCGCCGCGAACATCGTCTCCTTCAGCACCTCCCGCACATCCAGCGAGGACTTCCCGCGCAGCTCGTACTCGGTGTGCGCGAGGTGCGCCATCTCCTTCAGCCGGGGTCCGACCACGACGCCGCCCATGTCGCCGACGGTGCACATCATCTTGAGCTCCTCGTCGACGACCATCGACAGCTCCTCGATCTCCTTGCCGTCGGCGAGGAAGCCGAGCAGATGCTCGGGGGTCGGCCCCTCGGCGGGGTAGCGGTAGGTGCCGCTGATCGGGTTCATGACGACCGTGCCGCCGGACATCCGGACATGCACCTCCGGGCTCGCCCCGACCAGCGTCCGGTCCCCGGTGTGCACGACGAACGTCCAGTACGCGCCCCGCTCGCCCTCCAGCAGCCGCCGGAACAGAGCCAGCGCGTCGGCCCGCCCGAACCCGGGGATCTCCCCCTCGTATGTGCGCCTGATCACGAAGTTCGCGCCCTCGCCGCGCCCGATCTCCTCCCGCAGCACCCGCCCGACGATCTCCGCGTACTCCTCGTCGCCGACGTCGAAGCCGCCGCCCTCGACCCGCACGTCATGCCCCGGGAGCTGGTCCAGGGCCTCGGCCAGCGGGATCTCGCAGGACTCCTCGGGCGTCAGCACCGCCAGGGGCGTGCCGTCGTCGCGGACGTCGAAGCCGCGCTCACGGATCTGCCGGAAGGGGACGAGCGCGAGGCCCTCGTCGGGGAGGTCGGCGAGCCGGTCGCAGGTGGCGACCGGGCCGATCAGGACCTCGACCTGATCATGGTCCTGGCCCGGGGTGCGGCGGCGCAGCAGCGCGAAGGGGCGCGGATCGTGAAGGAGCTGTGCCAGGTCCATGGTTCCTCTTCCGTTGATGTCGATCGATGCCGATCGACGTCGGTAATCGATGCGGATCGATGTCGGTGAGGAACGGACCCCGGAAACGCCGAAGGCCGCCCCTCGGGCGGCCTTCGCGAAGTCAGTCGTACGCGCAGTCAGTGGGCCGCCGGATGAGCGGTCCACCACCAGGTCTGGATCGAATGCGCGAACATGCAGCGCACCCTACCCCATGTCCGAGGAGCGTACGCCGTGTCTCAATTGCTGGGCATGGGTCAGGACGCCCGACACGACCCCGTAATGTTGAGGTCGTGACCGTGAACGCTAAGACCAGCGCGAGTGCTGGCAACACCTGGCGAGACCTGCCCGCGGCGCAGCAGCCCGAGTACCCCGACACCGAGGCTCTGCGCGCAGTCGTTGCGGACCTCGAGTCGTATCCGCCGCTCGTCTTCGCGGGCGAGTGCGATCAGCTGCGCGCCCGGATGGCGGCCGTCGCCAAGGGAGAGGCGTTCCTCCTTCAGGGCGGCGACTGCGCCGAGGCCTTCGACGCGGTGTCCGCGGACCACATCCGCAACAAGCTGAAGACGCTGCTCCAGATGGGCGCCGTGCTGACGTACGCCGCGTCCGTGCCCGTGGTGAAGGTCGGCCGGATCGCCGGCCAGTACTCCAAGCCGCGCTCCAAGGGCACCGAGACCCGCGACGGCGTGACCCTGCCGACCTACCGCGGCGACTCGGTCAACGGCTTCGAGTTCAACGAGGCCGCCCGCATCCCGGACCCCGAGCGCCTGAAGCGGATGTACCACGCGTCGGCCTCCACGCTGAACCTGGTGCGCGCCTTCACCACCGGCGGCTACGCCGACCTGCGCCAGGTGCACGCCTGGAACCAGGACTTCGTGAAGTCGTCCCCCTCGGGACAGCGCTACGAGCAGCTGGCCCGCGAGATCGACCAGGCACTGAACTTCATGCACGCCTGCGGGGCCGACCCGGAGGAGTTCAAGACCGTCGAGTTCTACTCCTCGCACGAGGCGCTGCTGCTCGACTACGAGTCCGCCCTGACCCGGGTCGACTCGCGCACCGGGCAGCTGTACGACGTCTCCGGGCACATGGTGTGGATCGGCGAGCGCACCCGGCAGCTGGACCACGCGCATGTCGAGTTCGCCTCGAAGATCCGCAACCCGATCGGCATCAAGCTGGGCCCGACGACCACGGCCGAGGACGCGCTGCAGTACATCGAGAGCCTCGACCCGGAGCGTGAGCCGGGCCGGCTGACCTTCATCGTCCGCATGGGCGCCGACAAGGTCCGGGACAAGCTCCCCGAGCTGGTGGAGAAGGTCACCGCCTCGGGCGCCACCGTGGCCTGGGTGACCGACCCGATGCACGGCAACACCTTCGAGGCGGCCTCCGGACACAAGACCCGCCGCTTCGACGACGTGCTCGACGAGGTCAAGGGCTTCTTCGAGGTCCACAAGGCCCTCGGCACCCACCCGGGCGGCATCCACGTGGAGCTGACCGGCGACGACGTCACCGAGTGCGTGGGCGGCGGCGACGAGATCTTCGTCGACGATCTGCACCAGCGCTACGAGACGGCCTGCGACCCGCGGCTCAACCGCAGCCAGTCGCTCGACCTGGCGTTCCTCGTGGCCGAGATGTACAGGGACCAGTAGCGGGCTCGCCTGTTACCGGGCATGGACTGGGGCGCGGATCACAGGATCCGCGCCCCTCTCCACTTTTGTGGCTCCGGCCCGGCGGGTAAGGTTAGGTTAGCCTCACCGATCAACGGGACGGCACCAGGAACGAAACCCCGCCGGGAGGTGAGCCGCGTGTACATCTGCAGTTGCTTCGGGATCACCGAGCAGCAGGTCAAGCAGCACGCGGACAGCGGCGCCTGCACCCCCCGCCAGATAGCCTCCGCCTGCAAGGCGGGCACCGACTGCGGGTCGTGCGTACGCCGTATCCAGGCGCTCCTCGGCAGGGGCGCGTGCCCTCGCCGGGACATGGCCGACCGGGGCGAACCGGTTCTCTCGGACCTGTCGGATCTGGAGGACGCCGCCTAGGCGGGTCCTAGCTCGGCTGCTCGATCTGCTGCGCGAGGTACAGCGCCTCACCGAGCTTCTCGATGAGCTCCAGCTGCGTGTCCAGATAGTCGATGTGGTGCTCCTCGTCCTCGAGGATCGACTCGAAGAGGTTCGCGGACGTGATGTCGCCCTTGGTGCGCATCACCTCGATGCCCCGCTTGAGGCGGTCGATCGCCTCGACCTCGACCTGTCGGTCGGCCTGGAACATCTCGGTCACCGTCTGCCCGACCCGGACATGGAAGAGCCGCTGGTAGTTGGGCAGACCGTCCAGCATGAGGATGCGCTCGGTGATCTTGTCCGCGTGCTTCATCTCATCGATGGACTCTTCACGCGTGTACTTGGCGAGCTTGGTCCAGCCTTTGTTGTCCTGGATCCGGTAGTGCAGCCAGTACTGGTTGATCGCCGTCAGCTCGCCGGTCAACTGCTCGTTCAGGAATTCGAGGACCTCGGGGTCGCCCTGCATCGCAGAGGCTCCTTCCACGCGTAAGAACTGGCAGGTTGCGCCGCATGATTCCACCGCGGAAGAAGATCGTCCAGTAAGTCTTCACTTAGTAAGTTAGGGCATGCTTAGTTCGTAATGCCCCGTTTTGAGATGGCCCGGGTCAAGGGCATCACCCCAGGTCTGTCAGGATGGACCCATGGGTCAGCCGGTGGGACGCGAATCGGGAGAAGGGCGCGATTCGGCGGGAGCGACGCAGCCCGGGCTTCCGCCGGGACAGCGATTGCAGCGCGGCTGGCCGGTCACGCACTACGGGCCCGTCCCCAAGTTCCGGCCCGAGCGCTGGGAGTTCAGGGTCTTCGGCGCCACCGCCGGCGGCGGCAAGCACTGCTGGACCCACGAGGAGTTCACGGCCCTGCCGTACACCACTGTCGTGGCCGATCTGCATTGCGTCACGAAGTTCAGCATGCTGGGCGCCGAATGGGGAGGCGTCCCCGCGCGCACCATCCTCGACATCGCTCCGCCCGCGGACGACGTCACCCATGTGATGGTGTGGGCCGAGTACGGCTTCAGCTCCAACCTGCGGCTGTCCGACTTCGCCTCCGAGCAGGCCCTGTTCGCCACCCACAAGGACGGCGAACTCCTCACCGCCGAGCACGGCTTCCCGCTGCGCCTGATCGTGCCCCACCTCTACGCCTGGAAGGGCCCCAAGTGGGTGCGCGGCGTGGAGTACATGACCGCAGACCGGCGCGGTTTCTGGGAGGAGCGCGGCTACCACAACGTCGGCGACCCGTGGCAGGAGCAGCGCTACTCGTACCAGGAGGAGCCCGGGGACGGCCCCGACCTCTGATCCGAGGCCGTCAGGCCGTCAGCAGTCGCGCAGCTTCTTCAGCCGCTCCACGTCCGCCGCGTGCCCCTCCTTGCCGCCCGGCGTCTCGATGATCAGCGGCACGCCCTCGGTCGCGGGGTGCGTCATCAGGGCCCGGAAGGGGTCCTCGCCGATGTGGCCGACGCCGATGTTCTCGTGCCGGTCCTTGTGGGCGCCCACCACGTCCTTGGAGTCGTTGGCGTGGATCAGCTTCAGCCGGCCCTCGCCGACCGTGTCCACCAGCAGGTCCAGCGTCTGGTGCATCCCGCTCGGGCCGGTCAGATCGTGCCCGGCGGCGAAGATGTGGCAGGTGTCCAGGCACACGCCGAGCTTCGGGTGGGCGTCCAGCGCCTCGAAGTACGGGCCGAAGTCCCAGGTCCGCGAGCACAGTGAGGCGCCCTGGCCGGCGGTCGACTCCAGCAGCAGATACGGGTCGTCGTCGTGGGTCAGCTCGTCCAGCAGCGGCAGCAGACGCTCCCGCACCTGCTTCAGCGCCACGGACCGCTCCCGGCCGCCGGTCGCGCTGCCGGTGTGCACGACCACGCCCAGCGCCCCGATCTCCCGCCCGCGGCGCAGCGAGTGCCGCAGCGACTCCACCGACTTCTCCACGGTCGCCTCGGTGTGCGAACCGAAGTTGATCAGGTAGGGGGCGTGCACGTACGCCGGGATCGACTCGGCCTCGCAGGCCGCACGGAACGCCTCGTCCTGCTTGGGATTCCCGGCCGGTGTGGCCCAGCCGCGCGGGTTGGCGACGAAGACCTGGACGGTCTCCGCCCTCAGATCACGGGCGTACGACAGACCGACGGAGTGCAGCCCACCGGCCACGGGGACATGGCCGCCCACCGGGTTGCGGGAGGGGCCGGACAGCTGATTGTTCACCCGTTCAGGGTGTCACGCTGCCGGCCCCGCTCCGTCCACGGGCTCCCGGCCCGTGCCCGTCACCTGATCTTGATGGTGATCGTCGAACCCTTGGGCGCGGTCTCGCCGCCCTCGACGGACTGGCCCTTGACCTCGTCGCCGAACAGGCCGAGCAGACCGCGGTCCTCGTCGACCTGGAACCCGGCGCCCTCCAGCGCCCGCGTGGCGTCGTCGACGCTCTGGCCGACCACGTCCGGGACCTCGATCATCTCGGGGCCCTTGGACAGCGTCAGCGTCACCGTGTCGCCCTCGGCCGCACGGCCGCCGGCGTTCGGGGTCTGCTCGGCGACCTGGCCCTTGTCGAACTCGGAGGAGTTGACCCGCTCGGTGGCGATCTTCACCTTGAGCCCGGCCTCCTGGAGCTGAGCCCGGGCGTCGGCCTCGTCCGCGCCGGTGACGTCGGGGATGTCGATGGGGCTGCCCTTGCTGACGACCAGGGCGACGGCCGTGCCCGAGCGCACCTTGGTGCCGTCGGCGGGCCGCGCGGAGATCACCGAGCCCCTCGGCACGTCCTCGCTGAACTCCCGGGTGACCATGCCCGGCTCAAGACCGTCCTCCTTCAGCTGGGCCCGCGCCTCGACCAGCTTCTGGCCCTCCAGGGCGGGCACCCGCACGGTCTCGGGGCCGTCGGAGACGGTGATGCTCACCGCGTCGTTGCCGCGGATGCGCGCCCCGGGCTTCGGGTCGGTGCTGATGATCTGGCCCCGCTCCACGGTGTCGCTGTAGGCGTGCTCGACCTTGCCGAGATCCAGCCCGGCGTCCTGCAGCCGGCTCTCGGCCTGGCTCTGGGTCTTCGCCAGCAGCGGGGGGACCTCGGTGAACTGGCCCGAGTTGATGTACCAGATGCCGCCGCCGAGGCCCAGCACCAGCAGCACGGCGACGACGATCGCCAGCGGGCCGCGCCGGGACCCCGGGCGGCGCCGGGACGGCGGGGGCGGCGGGGACTCGAAACGGCTGGTGCGGTTGAGCGCCGCCTCGGAGGTCTCGTCGTCCTCGTTGACCGGCAGCGGGCGCAGCGTGGTCAGGGCGCGCGGGATCACGCTCGTACGGTCGTCGGCGCCGTCGTGCTCCGCGCTGAGCGCCTGCGGCGGCACCACGTCGAGCTGCTCCGCGCTCAGCCCGGCGCGCCCGTCGCGGACCCGCGCGAGCAGCGCCACCGCGTCGTGCGGGCGGATGTCGGGGGTGCGGGCGGTCGCCGAGGCCACCATCTCGTCCAGCTCGTAGGCCAGACCGGGTACGGCGGCCGACGGCGGCGGGACGTCCTCGTGCAGGTGCTTGTAGAGGATCACGGCCGGGGAGTCCGCGTCGTGCGGCTTGTCGCCGGTCAGCATCTCGTACAGCATCACGCCGCACGCGTACACGTCGACACGGGGGTCCGCGGTGCCGTTCTCTATCTGCTCGGGCGCGAGGTACGCGACCGTGCCGAGCACGGTGCCTGTGGTGTTCGTCACCGTGTCCACGGCTCGGACGAGTCCGAAGTCGGCGACCTTCACCCGGCCGTCGTCCCCTATGAGGACGTTCTCGGGCTTCATGTCCCGGTGCACGAATCCGGCGCGGTGGGCGGCGCCCAGCGCGGCCAGCACCGGCTCCAGGATGTCCAGGGCGGCGCGCGGCTGCAGGGCCCCGCGCTCGCGCAGGACGTCCCGCAGGGTGCAGCCCGCGACGTACTCCATGGCGAGATAGACGTAGCTGCCGTCGGTGCCCTGGTCGAAGACCTGCACCACATTCGGATGGGCCAGTCGGGCGACGGACTTCGCCTCGCGGATGAACCGCTCGACGAACGAGCCGTCCACCGCGAGCGAGGGGTGCATCACCTTGAGCGCGAGAACGCGGTCCAGCCGGGTGTCCACAGCCCGGTAGACCGTCGCCATCCCGCCGACGGCGATGCGCGCGTCGATGCGATACCGGCCGTCGAGCACCTGCCCGACCAAGGGGTCCTGAAGGGTCGTGTCCACGCAGGCGAGTGTACGAGCCACGACCGACAGCCCGCCGCCCCGTCCGCTCTCGGGCCCGGTACTGCGACTGACCTGTGACGTGTAGGTCGGCGCCTACTGGAAAGCGGGGCGCTCCGGATCCAGCGCGGCCCTTCCCTCCGTCGGTGACGACGCCTCCGCGAAATGCCGCCGCGGAATGCGCCCGGCCCGGTACGCCAGCCGCCCCGCCTCCACGGCATGCCGCATCGCGTCGGCCATCAGGACCGGCTCCTGCGCCCGTGTCACCGCCGAGGCGAGCATCACACCCGCGCAGCCCAGCTCCATCGCCAGCGCCGCGTCCGACGCCGTACCCGCCCCGGCGTCCAGGATCACCGGCACGCGCGCGTGCTCGGTGATCAGCTGGAAGTTGTGCGGGTTGCGGATGCCGAGACCGGAGCCGATCGGCGAGCCGAGCGGCATGATCGCCGCGCAGCCGGCGTCCTCCAGCTTCCGCGCCAGCACGGGGTCGTCATTGGTGTACGGCAGCACCGTGAACCCGTCGTCGACCAGCGTCTCGGCCGCCTCCAGCGTCTCGATCGGGTCCGGCAGCAGCGTCCGCTCGTCGGCGATGACCTCCAGCTTGACCAGGTCGGTGCCGAGGGCCTCGCGCGCGAGACGGGCCGTGAGGACGGCCTCTCCGGCGGTGAAACAGCCCGCCGTGTTGGGCAGCACCCGGATGCCGAGCCGGTCCAGGACGGACAGCACGGAACCGTGCACCGAGGGGTTCACCCGGCGCATCGCGACCGTCGTCAGCTCCGTCCCGGACGCCACCAGCGAACGCTCCAGCACATCGAGGCTGGGCGCCCCGCCCGTACCCATGATCAGGCGGGACGTGAAGGACGTACCACCGAGGACAAACGGATCGTCGGCCATGGTCAGCCTCCTTGGACGGCGGTGAGGACTTCCACGCGGTCACCCTCGGCGAGGGCCGTGGAGGGCCACCGGGTGCGCGGGACGACGGTTTCGTTGAGGGCGGCTGCCACTCCGGAGGGCGAGGTGGTGAGCGACCTCACGACGGTGTCGAGAGCCGTGCCGGGCCGGACGTCCCGGGGCTCCCCGTTGACGGAGATGTTCATACGGGCTGCTCCGTGAGTGCGGTGGCGGTACTGAAGCGCTTCGGGGTGAAGGGGCGTGCTTCTTCGGGCAGTTCGCCCGTCGTCAGGGCGTGCGCCATGGCGTCGCCGGTCACCGGGGTGAGCAGGACACCGTTGCGATAGTGCCCCGTGGCCAGCAGCAGTCCCTCCAGGCCGGTCGGGCCGAGCAGCGGCGCGTTGTCGGGGGAGCCGGGCCGCAGTCCGGCCCGGGTCTCGGTGAACGGCAGCTCGGTGATGCCGGGGACCAGCTCGTGCGCGTCGCGCAGCAGCTCGTACACGCCGCCCGCGGTCACGGTGGTGTCCCAGCCCGTCTCCTCGCTGGTCGCCCCGATGACCAGCTCGCCGCTCTCGCGCGGCACCAGGTAGACATGGCTGC of the Streptomyces koelreuteriae genome contains:
- the bfr gene encoding bacterioferritin, which translates into the protein MQGDPEVLEFLNEQLTGELTAINQYWLHYRIQDNKGWTKLAKYTREESIDEMKHADKITERILMLDGLPNYQRLFHVRVGQTVTEMFQADRQVEVEAIDRLKRGIEVMRTKGDITSANLFESILEDEEHHIDYLDTQLELIEKLGEALYLAQQIEQPS
- a CDS encoding thiazole synthase produces the protein MADDPFVLGGTSFTSRLIMGTGGAPSLDVLERSLVASGTELTTVAMRRVNPSVHGSVLSVLDRLGIRVLPNTAGCFTAGEAVLTARLAREALGTDLVKLEVIADERTLLPDPIETLEAAETLVDDGFTVLPYTNDDPVLARKLEDAGCAAIMPLGSPIGSGLGIRNPHNFQLITEHARVPVILDAGAGTASDAALAMELGCAGVMLASAVTRAQEPVLMADAMRHAVEAGRLAYRAGRIPRRHFAEASSPTEGRAALDPERPAFQ
- a CDS encoding (2Fe-2S)-binding protein, whose translation is MSRVYICSCFGITEQQVKQHADSGACTPRQIASACKAGTDCGSCVRRIQALLGRGACPRRDMADRGEPVLSDLSDLEDAA
- a CDS encoding anthranilate synthase family protein, producing MDLAQLLHDPRPFALLRRRTPGQDHDQVEVLIGPVATCDRLADLPDEGLALVPFRQIRERGFDVRDDGTPLAVLTPEESCEIPLAEALDQLPGHDVRVEGGGFDVGDEEYAEIVGRVLREEIGRGEGANFVIRRTYEGEIPGFGRADALALFRRLLEGERGAYWTFVVHTGDRTLVGASPEVHVRMSGGTVVMNPISGTYRYPAEGPTPEHLLGFLADGKEIEELSMVVDEELKMMCTVGDMGGVVVGPRLKEMAHLAHTEYELRGKSSLDVREVLKETMFAATVTGSPVQNACRVIERHETGGRGYYAGALALIGRDSGGAQTLDSPILIRTADIDADGGLRVPVGATLVRGSDPEGEVAETHAKAAGVLAALGVRPGRPRAESVRPKLAEDPRVRAALDGRRASLAPFWLRMQERSEGLAGHALVVDGEDTFTAMLAHLLRSNGLEVTVRRYDEAGLREAVLAHEGPVVLGPGPGDPADLTGPKMRILRGLTAEVIRGHAHGVLGVCLGHELIAAELGLEIVRKDVPYQGAQTEIELFGRRETVGFYNSFVARCDEEAHQELAAHGVEVSRAANGEVHAMRGPGFAGVQFHPESILTLNGAAVVRELVGQLRNTTV
- the pknB gene encoding Stk1 family PASTA domain-containing Ser/Thr kinase translates to MDTTLQDPLVGQVLDGRYRIDARIAVGGMATVYRAVDTRLDRVLALKVMHPSLAVDGSFVERFIREAKSVARLAHPNVVQVFDQGTDGSYVYLAMEYVAGCTLRDVLRERGALQPRAALDILEPVLAALGAAHRAGFVHRDMKPENVLIGDDGRVKVADFGLVRAVDTVTNTTGTVLGTVAYLAPEQIENGTADPRVDVYACGVMLYEMLTGDKPHDADSPAVILYKHLHEDVPPPSAAVPGLAYELDEMVASATARTPDIRPHDAVALLARVRDGRAGLSAEQLDVVPPQALSAEHDGADDRTSVIPRALTTLRPLPVNEDDETSEAALNRTSRFESPPPPPSRRRPGSRRGPLAIVVAVLLVLGLGGGIWYINSGQFTEVPPLLAKTQSQAESRLQDAGLDLGKVEHAYSDTVERGQIISTDPKPGARIRGNDAVSITVSDGPETVRVPALEGQKLVEARAQLKEDGLEPGMVTREFSEDVPRGSVISARPADGTKVRSGTAVALVVSKGSPIDIPDVTGADEADARAQLQEAGLKVKIATERVNSSEFDKGQVAEQTPNAGGRAAEGDTVTLTLSKGPEMIEVPDVVGQSVDDATRALEGAGFQVDEDRGLLGLFGDEVKGQSVEGGETAPKGSTITIKIR
- a CDS encoding trp operon leader peptide encodes the protein MFAHSIQTWWWTAHPAAH
- a CDS encoding class II 3-deoxy-7-phosphoheptulonate synthase — its product is MTVNAKTSASAGNTWRDLPAAQQPEYPDTEALRAVVADLESYPPLVFAGECDQLRARMAAVAKGEAFLLQGGDCAEAFDAVSADHIRNKLKTLLQMGAVLTYAASVPVVKVGRIAGQYSKPRSKGTETRDGVTLPTYRGDSVNGFEFNEAARIPDPERLKRMYHASASTLNLVRAFTTGGYADLRQVHAWNQDFVKSSPSGQRYEQLAREIDQALNFMHACGADPEEFKTVEFYSSHEALLLDYESALTRVDSRTGQLYDVSGHMVWIGERTRQLDHAHVEFASKIRNPIGIKLGPTTTAEDALQYIESLDPEREPGRLTFIVRMGADKVRDKLPELVEKVTASGATVAWVTDPMHGNTFEAASGHKTRRFDDVLDEVKGFFEVHKALGTHPGGIHVELTGDDVTECVGGGDEIFVDDLHQRYETACDPRLNRSQSLDLAFLVAEMYRDQ
- a CDS encoding deoxyribonuclease IV produces the protein MNNQLSGPSRNPVGGHVPVAGGLHSVGLSYARDLRAETVQVFVANPRGWATPAGNPKQDEAFRAACEAESIPAYVHAPYLINFGSHTEATVEKSVESLRHSLRRGREIGALGVVVHTGSATGGRERSVALKQVRERLLPLLDELTHDDDPYLLLESTAGQGASLCSRTWDFGPYFEALDAHPKLGVCLDTCHIFAAGHDLTGPSGMHQTLDLLVDTVGEGRLKLIHANDSKDVVGAHKDRHENIGVGHIGEDPFRALMTHPATEGVPLIIETPGGKEGHAADVERLKKLRDC
- the thiS gene encoding sulfur carrier protein ThiS, with amino-acid sequence MNISVNGEPRDVRPGTALDTVVRSLTTSPSGVAAALNETVVPRTRWPSTALAEGDRVEVLTAVQGG
- a CDS encoding sulfite oxidase-like oxidoreductase, with the translated sequence MGQPVGRESGEGRDSAGATQPGLPPGQRLQRGWPVTHYGPVPKFRPERWEFRVFGATAGGGKHCWTHEEFTALPYTTVVADLHCVTKFSMLGAEWGGVPARTILDIAPPADDVTHVMVWAEYGFSSNLRLSDFASEQALFATHKDGELLTAEHGFPLRLIVPHLYAWKGPKWVRGVEYMTADRRGFWEERGYHNVGDPWQEQRYSYQEEPGDGPDL